The following proteins are co-located in the Ailuropoda melanoleuca isolate Jingjing chromosome 13, ASM200744v2, whole genome shotgun sequence genome:
- the ITGB4 gene encoding integrin beta-4 isoform X2 — MAGPCPSPWSRLLLAVLLSVSFRGEMANRCKRAQVKSCTECIRMDRECAYCTDEMFKERRCNTQAELLAAGCRWESMVVMESSFEITEDTQINTNLRRSQVWPQGLRVRLRPGEEQRFELKVFEPKESPMDLYILMDFSNSMSDDLDNLKQMGERLAQVLSELTDDYTIGFGKFVDKVSVPQTDMRPEKLKEPWPNSDPPFSFKNVISLTENLEEFRNKLLGERISGNLDAPEGGFDAILQVAVCTRNIGWRPDSTHLLVFSTESAFHYEADGANVLAGIMSRNDEACHLDSSGTYTKYKMQDYPSVPTLVRLLGKHNIIPIFAVTNYSYSYYEKLHTYFPVSSLGVLQEDSSNIVELLQEAFNRIRSNLDIRALESPRGLRTEVTSEEFQKTNTGSFHIQRGEVGTYQVHLRAAEAVDGTHVCQLGEEDQKGNIHLKPSFSDGLWMDAGIICDVCPCELQKEELSARCNYHGDFVCGHCVCSEGWSGKTCSCSTGSLSDIKPCLREDEDKPCSGRGECQCGHCVCYGEGRYEGPFCEYDNFQCPRASGVLCNDRGRCSMGQCVCEPGWTGLSCDCPLSNATCIDSSGGICNGRGYCECGRCHCNQQSLYTDTICEINYSAIRLGLCEDLRSCVQCQAWGTGEKKGRTCEECGFKVKMVDELKKEDVVEHCSFRDEEDDCTYSYTVEGDGAPGPNSTVLVHRKKDCPPRSFWWLIPLLIFLLLLLALLLLLCWKYCACCKACLALLPCCNRGHMVGFKEDHYMLRENLMVSDHLDTPMLRSGNLKGRDTVRWKITNNVQRPGFATHTSSTNPTELVPYGLSLRLARLCTENLLKPDTRECNQLRQEVEENLNEVYRQITDSHKLQQTKFRQQPNAGKKQDHTIVDTVLLAPRSAKQTLLKLTEKHVEQGSFHELKVAPGYYTLTADQDARGMVEFQEGVELVDVRVPLFIRPEDDDEKQLLVEAIDVPMGTATLGRRLVNITIIKEQASGIVSFEKPEYTVSGGEQVARIPVVRRILDNGKSQVSYRTQDNTAQGNRDYIPAEGELLFQPGETWKELQVKLLELQEMDSLLRGRQTRRFHIQLTNPKFGARLGQPHSATIIIGDPDELDRNFTSQTLSSFPPHGNLGAPLNPNAKAAGSRKILFNWLPPPGKPTGYRVKYWIQGDSESEAHLLDSKVPSVELTNLYPYCDYEMKVCAYGAQGEGPYSSLVSCRTHQEVPSEPGRLAFNVVSSTVTQLSWAEPAETNGEITAYEVCYGLVNEDNRPIGPMKKVLVDSPKRRMLLIENLRESQPYRYTVKARNGAGWGPEREAIINLATQPKRPMSIPIIPDIPIVDAQCGEDYESFLMYSDDVLRSPAGSQRPSVSDDTEHLINGRMDFAFPGSANSLHRMTVANTAYGTHLSPHLSHRVLSTSSTLTRDYHSLTRTEHSHSATLPRDYSTLTSLSSHSLPPIWEEGRSRLPLSWALGPLSRAQMKGLPPSGDSRDTIILAGQPAAPFRGPDSRLAAGVPHTPTRLVFSALGPTSLKVSWQEPQCEQVLQGYSVEYQLLNGGELHQLNIPNPSQTSVVVEDLLPNHSYVFRVRAQSQEGWGPEREGIITIESQVHPQSPLCPLPGSAFTLSTPSAPGPLVFTALSPDSLQLSWERPRRPDGNILGYLVTCEMAHGGEPATTFLVDGDSPESRLTVPGLSENVPYKFKVQAKTTEGYGPEREGIITIESQDGGPFPQMGSHPGLFQHSLPGEYSSTTTTHTSTTEPFLLDGLTLGSQHLEAGGSLTRHVTQEFVSRTLTTSGTLGTQVDQQFFQT, encoded by the exons atggCAGGACCGTGTCCCAGCCCGTGGTCCAGGCTGCTGCTGGCAGTCCTGCTGAGCGTCAGCTTCCGCGGGGAGATGG CAAACCGCTGCAAGAGGGCCCAGGTGAAGAGCTGCACGGAGTGCATCCGCATGGACAGGGAGTGCGCCTACTGCACGGACGAG ATGTTCAAGGAACGGCGCTGCAACACCCAGGCAGAGCTGCTGGCTGCGGGCTGCCGGTGGGAGAGCATGGTGGTCATGGAGAGCAGCTTCGAGATCACAGAG GACACCCAGATCAACACCAACCTGCGACGCAGCCAGGTGTGGCCCCAGGGCCTACGGGTCCGTCTGCGGCCAGGCGAGGAGCAGCGCTTCGAGCTGAAGGTGTTCGAGCCCAAGGAGAGCCCTATGGACCTGTACATCCTCATGGACTTCTCCAACTCCATGTCCGACGATCTGGACAACCTCAAGCAGATGGGGGAGAGACTGG CCCAGGTCCTGAGTGAGCTCACCGATGACTACACTATTGGATTTGGCAAGTTTGTGGACAAAGTCAGCGTCCCTCAGACAGACATGAGGCCTGAGAA GCTGAAGGAGCCCTGGCCCAACAGTGACCCCCCCTTCTCCTTCAAGAACGTCATCAGCCTGACGGAAAACTTGGAAGAGTTTCGGAATAAACTGCTAGGGGAGCGGATCTCAGGCAACCTGGACGCTCCTGAAGGAGGCTTCGATGCCATCCTGCAGGTGGCCGTATGCACG AGGAACATTGGCTGGCGCCCCGACAGCACCCACCTGCTGGTGTTCTCCACCGAGTCTGCTTTCCACTACGAGGCGGACGGTGCCAACGTGCTGGCCGGCATCATGAGCCGCAATGACGAGGCATGCCACCTGGACTCCTCGGGCACCTACACCAAGTACAAGATGCAGGACTATCCGTCCGTGCCCACCCTGGTGCGCCTGCTTGGCAAACACAACATCATCCCCATCTTCGCCGTCACCAACTATTCCTACAGCTACTATGAG AAACTGCACACCTACTTCCCCGTCTCCTCGCTGGGGGTGCTGCAAGAGGACTCCTCCAACATTGTTGAGTTGCTGCAGGAAGCCTTCAAT CGCATTCGTTCCAACCTGGACATCCGGGCCCTGGAAAGCCCCCGAGGCCTGCGGACAGAGGTCACCTCCGAAGAGTTCCAAAAGACGAATACTGGGTCCTTTCACATCCAGCGGGGGGAAGTG GGCACGTACCAGGTGCACCTGCGGGCTGCGGAGGCTGTGGATGGGACTCACGTGTGCCAGCTGGGAGAGGAGGACCAGAAGGGCAACATCCACCTGAAGCCCTCCTTCTCGGACGGCCTCTGGATGGACGCAGGCATCATCTGCGACGTGTGTCCGTGCGAGCTG CAAAAAGAGGAGCTTTCCGCCCGCTGCAACTACCACGGAGACTTCGTGTGTGGACACTGTGTGTGCAGTGAGGGCTG GAGCGGCAAGACCTGTAGCTGCTCCACGGGCTCACTGAGTGACATAAAGCCCTGCCTGCGGGAGGACGAGGACAAGCCATGCTCCGGGCGTGGCGAGTGCCAGTGCGGCCACTGCGTGTGCTATGGAGAAGGCCGCTACGAGGGTCCATTCTGCGAGTATGACAACTTCCAGTGTCCCCGTGCCTCCGGGGTCCTCTGTAACG ACCGGGGACGCTGTTCCATGGGCCAGTGCGTGTGTGAGCCTGGCTGGACAGGCTTGAGCTGCGACTGTCCTCTCAGCAATGCCACTTGCATCGACAGCAGTGGG GGCATCTGTAATGGGCGTGGCTACTGCGAGTGTGGCCGCTGCCACTGCAACCAGCAGTCGCTCTACACGGACACCATCTGTGAGATCAACTACTCAGCG aTCCGCCTGGGCCTGTGTGAGGACCTGCGCTCCTGTGTGCAGTGCCAAGCCTGGGGCACCGGTGAGAAGAAGGGCCGCACGTGTGAGGAGTGCGGCTTCAAGGTCAAGATGGTGGACGAGCTTAAGAAAG AGGACGTGGTGGAGCACTGCTCCTTCCGGGATGAAGAGGATGACTGCACGTACAGCTACACCGTGGAGGGCGACGGCGCCCCCGGGCCCAACAGCACTGTCCTGGTGCACAGGAAGAAGG ACTGCCCACCCAGGTCCTTCTGGTGGCTCATCCCTCTGCTCatcttcctcctgctgctcctggccctgctgctgctgctctgctgGAAGTACTGTGCCTGCTGCAAG GCTTGCCTGGCTCTTCTCCCTTGCTGCAACCGAG GTCACATGGTGGGCTTCAAGGAAGACCACTACATGCTACGGGAGAACCTGATGGTCTCGGACCACCTGGACACACCCATGCTGCGCAGCGGGAACCTCAAGGGACGGGACACGGTCCGATGGAAGATCACCAACAACGTGCAGCGGCCTGGCTTTGCCACCCACACCTCCAGCACCAACCCCACAGAGCTGG TGCCCTACGGGCTGTCCCTGCGCCTCGCCCGCCTGTGCACCGAGAACCTGCTGAAGCCTGACACGCGAGAGTGTAACCAGCTGCGCCAGGAGGTGGAGGAGAAC CTGAATGAGGTGTACAGACAGATCACAGACTCACACAAGCTCCAGCAGACTAAGTTCCG GCAGCAGCCCAACGCCGGGAAAAA GCAGGACCACACCATTGTGGACACGGTGCTGTTGGCGCCCCGCTCAGCCAAGCAGACCTTGCTGAAGCTGACAGAGAAGCATGTGGAACAGGGCTCCTTCCACGAGCTCAAGGTGGCCCCAGGCTACTACACCCTCACCGCGGACCAGG ATGCCCGGGGCATGGTGGAGTTCCAGGAGGGCGTGGAGCTAGTAGACGTGCGGGTACCCCTCTTCATCCGGCCCGAGGACGACGACGAGAAGCAGCTGCTGGTGGAAGCCATCGACGTACCCATGGGCACCGCCACCCTCGGCCGCCGCCTGGTgaacatcaccatcatcaaggAGCAAG CCAGCGGGATAGTGTCTTTTGAGAAGCCCGAGTACACGGTCAGCGGTGGGGAGCAAGTGGCCCGCATCCCTGTTGTCCGGCGCATCCTGGACAATGGCAAGTCCCAGGTCTCCTACCGCACACAGGATAACACTGCCCAGGGCAACCGG GACTACATCCCCGCAGAGGGTGAGCTGCTGTTCCAACCTGGGGAGACCTGGAAGGAGCTGCAGGTGAAGCTCCTGGAGCTACAGGAGATGGACTCCCTCCTGCGGGGCCGCCAGACCCGCCGCTTCCACATTCAGCTCACCAACCCCAAGTTCGGGGCCCGCCTGGGCCAGCCCCACTCAGCCACCATCATCATTGGGGACCCAG ACGAACTGGACCGGAACTTCACAAGCCAGACACTGTCATCATTCCCTCCTCATGGTAACCTGGGTGCCCCACTGAACCCCAATGCCAAGGCTGCCGGGTCCCGGAAGATCCTTTTCAACTGGCTGCCCCCTCCTGGCAAGCCAACAGGGTACAGG GTCAAGTACTGGATCCAGGGTGACTCTGAGTCCGAAGCCCACCTGCTTGACAGCAAGGTACCCTCGGTGGAGCTCACCAACCTGTACCCATATTGTGACTACGAGATGAAGGTGTGTGCCTACGGGGCACAGGGCGAGGGCCCCTATAGCTCCTTGGTGTCCTGCCGCACCCACCAGGAAG taCCCAGTGAGCCAGGGCGTCTGGCCTTCAATGTCGTCTCCTCCACCGTGACccagctgagctgggctgagccgGCTGAGACCAATGGCGAGATCACGGCCTACGAGGTCTGCTACGGCTTGGTTAACGAGGACAACC gaccCATCGGGCCCATGAAGAAGGTGTTGGTGGACAGTCCCAAGAGGCGGATGCTGCTTATCGAGAACCTTCGGGAGTCCCAGCCATACCGCTACACAGTGAAGGCGCGCAACGGGGCAGGCTGGGGCCCCGAGCGGGAGGCCATCATCAACCTGGCCACCCAGCCCAAGCGGCCCATGTCCA tCCCCATCATCCCGGACATCCCCATTGTGGACGCCCAGTGTGGGGAAGACTACGAGAGCTTCCTCATGTACAGTGATGATGTTCTGCGCTCCCCTGCTGGCAGCCAGAGGCCTAGCGTCTCCGATGACACTG AGCACCTGATCAACGGGCGGATGGACTTTGCCTTCCCGGGCAGTGCCAACTCCCTGCACAGGATGACCGTGGCCAACACCGCCTACGGCACCCACCTGAGCCCACACCTGTCCCACCGGGTGCTGAGTACATCCTCCACGCTCACGCGGGACTACCATTCGCTGACCCGCACAGAGCACTCGCACTCCGCCACGCTGCCCAGAGACTACTCCAccctcacctccctctcctcccaca GCCTCCCTCCCAtctgggaagaggggaggagcaggcttccgctgtcctgggccctggggcCCCTGAGTCGGGCTCAGATGAAGGGGCTCCCCCCCTCTGGGGACTCACGAGACACTATAATCCTGGCTGGGCAGCCAGCAGCGCCCTTTCGGGGCCCAG ACTCCCGCTTGGCTGCCGGTGTGCCCCACACACCCACCCGCCTGGTGTTCTCAGCGCTGGGACCCACATCTCTGAAAGTGAGCTGGCAGGAGCCACAGTGCGAGCAGGTGTTGCAGGGCTACAGCGTGGAGTACCAGCTGCTGAACGGCG GGGAGCTGCATCAGCTCAACATCCCCAACCCCAGCCAGACTTCAGTGGTGGTGGAAGACCTTCTGCCCAACCATTCCTATGTGTTCCGTGTGCGGGCTCAGAGCCAGGAAGGCTGGGGCCCAGAGCGCGAGGGCATCATCACCATTGAGTCGCAGGTGCACCCCCAGAGTCCGCTCTGCCCCCTGCCAG GCTCCGCCTTCACCCTGAGCACACCCAGTGCCCCGGGCCCACTGGTGTTCACTGCCCTGAGCCCAGACTCGCTGCAGTTGAGCTGGGAGCGGCCACGCAGGCCCGATGGGAATATACTTGGCTACCTGGTGACCTGTGAGATGGCCCATGGAGGAG AGCCGGCCACCACGTTCCTGGTGGATGGGGACAGCCCTGAGAGCCGGCTGACTGTGCCGGGCCTCAGTGAGAACGTGCCCTACAAGTTCAAGGTGCAGGCCAAGACCACCGAAGGTTACGGGCCAGAGCGTGAGGGCATCATCACCATCGAGTCCCAGGATGGAG GCCCTTTCCCACAAATGGGCAGCCACCCTGGGCTCTTCCAGCACTCACTGCCAGGCGAATAtagcagcaccaccaccacccacaccaGCACCACCGAGCCCTTCCTACTGG ATGGACTGACCCTGGGGTCCCAACACCTGGAAGCAGGTGGCTCCCTCACCCGCCACGTGACCCAGGAGTTTGTGAGCCGGACGCTGACCACCAGTGGAACCCTCGGTACCCAAGTGGACCAACAGTTCTTCCAGACctga
- the ITGB4 gene encoding integrin beta-4 isoform X3, translated as MAGPCPSPWSRLLLAVLLSVSFRGEMANRCKRAQVKSCTECIRMDRECAYCTDEMFKERRCNTQAELLAAGCRWESMVVMESSFEITEDTQINTNLRRSQVWPQGLRVRLRPGEEQRFELKVFEPKESPMDLYILMDFSNSMSDDLDNLKQMGERLAQVLSELTDDYTIGFGKFVDKVSVPQTDMRPEKLKEPWPNSDPPFSFKNVISLTENLEEFRNKLLGERISGNLDAPEGGFDAILQVAVCTRNIGWRPDSTHLLVFSTESAFHYEADGANVLAGIMSRNDEACHLDSSGTYTKYKMQDYPSVPTLVRLLGKHNIIPIFAVTNYSYSYYEKLHTYFPVSSLGVLQEDSSNIVELLQEAFNRIRSNLDIRALESPRGLRTEVTSEEFQKTNTGSFHIQRGEVGTYQVHLRAAEAVDGTHVCQLGEEDQKGNIHLKPSFSDGLWMDAGIICDVCPCELQKEELSARCNYHGDFVCGHCVCSEGWSGKTCSCSTGSLSDIKPCLREDEDKPCSGRGECQCGHCVCYGEGRYEGPFCEYDNFQCPRASGVLCNDRGRCSMGQCVCEPGWTGLSCDCPLSNATCIDSSGGICNGRGYCECGRCHCNQQSLYTDTICEINYSAIRLGLCEDLRSCVQCQAWGTGEKKGRTCEECGFKVKMVDELKKAEDVVEHCSFRDEEDDCTYSYTVEGDGAPGPNSTVLVHRKKDCPPRSFWWLIPLLIFLLLLLALLLLLCWKYCACCKACLALLPCCNRGHMVGFKEDHYMLRENLMVSDHLDTPMLRSGNLKGRDTVRWKITNNVQRPGFATHTSSTNPTELVPYGLSLRLARLCTENLLKPDTRECNQLRQEVEENLNEVYRQITDSHKLQQTKFRQQPNAGKKQDHTIVDTVLLAPRSAKQTLLKLTEKHVEQGSFHELKVAPGYYTLTADQDARGMVEFQEGVELVDVRVPLFIRPEDDDEKQLLVEAIDVPMGTATLGRRLVNITIIKEQASGIVSFEKPEYTVSGGEQVARIPVVRRILDNGKSQVSYRTQDNTAQGNRDYIPAEGELLFQPGETWKELQVKLLELQEMDSLLRGRQTRRFHIQLTNPKFGARLGQPHSATIIIGDPDELDRNFTSQTLSSFPPHGNLGAPLNPNAKAAGSRKILFNWLPPPGKPTGYRVKYWIQGDSESEAHLLDSKVPSVELTNLYPYCDYEMKVCAYGAQGEGPYSSLVSCRTHQEVPSEPGRLAFNVVSSTVTQLSWAEPAETNGEITAYEVCYGLVNEDNRPIGPMKKVLVDSPKRRMLLIENLRESQPYRYTVKARNGAGWGPEREAIINLATQPKRPMSIPIIPDIPIVDAQCGEDYESFLMYSDDVLRSPAGSQRPSVSDDTEHLINGRMDFAFPGSANSLHRMTVANTAYGTHLSPHLSHRVLSTSSTLTRDYHSLTRTEHSHSATLPRDYSTLTSLSSHNSRLAAGVPHTPTRLVFSALGPTSLKVSWQEPQCEQVLQGYSVEYQLLNGGELHQLNIPNPSQTSVVVEDLLPNHSYVFRVRAQSQEGWGPEREGIITIESQVHPQSPLCPLPGSAFTLSTPSAPGPLVFTALSPDSLQLSWERPRRPDGNILGYLVTCEMAHGGEPATTFLVDGDSPESRLTVPGLSENVPYKFKVQAKTTEGYGPEREGIITIESQDGGPFPQMGSHPGLFQHSLPGEYSSTTTTHTSTTEPFLLDGLTLGSQHLEAGGSLTRHVTQEFVSRTLTTSGTLGTQVDQQFFQT; from the exons atggCAGGACCGTGTCCCAGCCCGTGGTCCAGGCTGCTGCTGGCAGTCCTGCTGAGCGTCAGCTTCCGCGGGGAGATGG CAAACCGCTGCAAGAGGGCCCAGGTGAAGAGCTGCACGGAGTGCATCCGCATGGACAGGGAGTGCGCCTACTGCACGGACGAG ATGTTCAAGGAACGGCGCTGCAACACCCAGGCAGAGCTGCTGGCTGCGGGCTGCCGGTGGGAGAGCATGGTGGTCATGGAGAGCAGCTTCGAGATCACAGAG GACACCCAGATCAACACCAACCTGCGACGCAGCCAGGTGTGGCCCCAGGGCCTACGGGTCCGTCTGCGGCCAGGCGAGGAGCAGCGCTTCGAGCTGAAGGTGTTCGAGCCCAAGGAGAGCCCTATGGACCTGTACATCCTCATGGACTTCTCCAACTCCATGTCCGACGATCTGGACAACCTCAAGCAGATGGGGGAGAGACTGG CCCAGGTCCTGAGTGAGCTCACCGATGACTACACTATTGGATTTGGCAAGTTTGTGGACAAAGTCAGCGTCCCTCAGACAGACATGAGGCCTGAGAA GCTGAAGGAGCCCTGGCCCAACAGTGACCCCCCCTTCTCCTTCAAGAACGTCATCAGCCTGACGGAAAACTTGGAAGAGTTTCGGAATAAACTGCTAGGGGAGCGGATCTCAGGCAACCTGGACGCTCCTGAAGGAGGCTTCGATGCCATCCTGCAGGTGGCCGTATGCACG AGGAACATTGGCTGGCGCCCCGACAGCACCCACCTGCTGGTGTTCTCCACCGAGTCTGCTTTCCACTACGAGGCGGACGGTGCCAACGTGCTGGCCGGCATCATGAGCCGCAATGACGAGGCATGCCACCTGGACTCCTCGGGCACCTACACCAAGTACAAGATGCAGGACTATCCGTCCGTGCCCACCCTGGTGCGCCTGCTTGGCAAACACAACATCATCCCCATCTTCGCCGTCACCAACTATTCCTACAGCTACTATGAG AAACTGCACACCTACTTCCCCGTCTCCTCGCTGGGGGTGCTGCAAGAGGACTCCTCCAACATTGTTGAGTTGCTGCAGGAAGCCTTCAAT CGCATTCGTTCCAACCTGGACATCCGGGCCCTGGAAAGCCCCCGAGGCCTGCGGACAGAGGTCACCTCCGAAGAGTTCCAAAAGACGAATACTGGGTCCTTTCACATCCAGCGGGGGGAAGTG GGCACGTACCAGGTGCACCTGCGGGCTGCGGAGGCTGTGGATGGGACTCACGTGTGCCAGCTGGGAGAGGAGGACCAGAAGGGCAACATCCACCTGAAGCCCTCCTTCTCGGACGGCCTCTGGATGGACGCAGGCATCATCTGCGACGTGTGTCCGTGCGAGCTG CAAAAAGAGGAGCTTTCCGCCCGCTGCAACTACCACGGAGACTTCGTGTGTGGACACTGTGTGTGCAGTGAGGGCTG GAGCGGCAAGACCTGTAGCTGCTCCACGGGCTCACTGAGTGACATAAAGCCCTGCCTGCGGGAGGACGAGGACAAGCCATGCTCCGGGCGTGGCGAGTGCCAGTGCGGCCACTGCGTGTGCTATGGAGAAGGCCGCTACGAGGGTCCATTCTGCGAGTATGACAACTTCCAGTGTCCCCGTGCCTCCGGGGTCCTCTGTAACG ACCGGGGACGCTGTTCCATGGGCCAGTGCGTGTGTGAGCCTGGCTGGACAGGCTTGAGCTGCGACTGTCCTCTCAGCAATGCCACTTGCATCGACAGCAGTGGG GGCATCTGTAATGGGCGTGGCTACTGCGAGTGTGGCCGCTGCCACTGCAACCAGCAGTCGCTCTACACGGACACCATCTGTGAGATCAACTACTCAGCG aTCCGCCTGGGCCTGTGTGAGGACCTGCGCTCCTGTGTGCAGTGCCAAGCCTGGGGCACCGGTGAGAAGAAGGGCCGCACGTGTGAGGAGTGCGGCTTCAAGGTCAAGATGGTGGACGAGCTTAAGAAAG CAGAGGACGTGGTGGAGCACTGCTCCTTCCGGGATGAAGAGGATGACTGCACGTACAGCTACACCGTGGAGGGCGACGGCGCCCCCGGGCCCAACAGCACTGTCCTGGTGCACAGGAAGAAGG ACTGCCCACCCAGGTCCTTCTGGTGGCTCATCCCTCTGCTCatcttcctcctgctgctcctggccctgctgctgctgctctgctgGAAGTACTGTGCCTGCTGCAAG GCTTGCCTGGCTCTTCTCCCTTGCTGCAACCGAG GTCACATGGTGGGCTTCAAGGAAGACCACTACATGCTACGGGAGAACCTGATGGTCTCGGACCACCTGGACACACCCATGCTGCGCAGCGGGAACCTCAAGGGACGGGACACGGTCCGATGGAAGATCACCAACAACGTGCAGCGGCCTGGCTTTGCCACCCACACCTCCAGCACCAACCCCACAGAGCTGG TGCCCTACGGGCTGTCCCTGCGCCTCGCCCGCCTGTGCACCGAGAACCTGCTGAAGCCTGACACGCGAGAGTGTAACCAGCTGCGCCAGGAGGTGGAGGAGAAC CTGAATGAGGTGTACAGACAGATCACAGACTCACACAAGCTCCAGCAGACTAAGTTCCG GCAGCAGCCCAACGCCGGGAAAAA GCAGGACCACACCATTGTGGACACGGTGCTGTTGGCGCCCCGCTCAGCCAAGCAGACCTTGCTGAAGCTGACAGAGAAGCATGTGGAACAGGGCTCCTTCCACGAGCTCAAGGTGGCCCCAGGCTACTACACCCTCACCGCGGACCAGG ATGCCCGGGGCATGGTGGAGTTCCAGGAGGGCGTGGAGCTAGTAGACGTGCGGGTACCCCTCTTCATCCGGCCCGAGGACGACGACGAGAAGCAGCTGCTGGTGGAAGCCATCGACGTACCCATGGGCACCGCCACCCTCGGCCGCCGCCTGGTgaacatcaccatcatcaaggAGCAAG CCAGCGGGATAGTGTCTTTTGAGAAGCCCGAGTACACGGTCAGCGGTGGGGAGCAAGTGGCCCGCATCCCTGTTGTCCGGCGCATCCTGGACAATGGCAAGTCCCAGGTCTCCTACCGCACACAGGATAACACTGCCCAGGGCAACCGG GACTACATCCCCGCAGAGGGTGAGCTGCTGTTCCAACCTGGGGAGACCTGGAAGGAGCTGCAGGTGAAGCTCCTGGAGCTACAGGAGATGGACTCCCTCCTGCGGGGCCGCCAGACCCGCCGCTTCCACATTCAGCTCACCAACCCCAAGTTCGGGGCCCGCCTGGGCCAGCCCCACTCAGCCACCATCATCATTGGGGACCCAG ACGAACTGGACCGGAACTTCACAAGCCAGACACTGTCATCATTCCCTCCTCATGGTAACCTGGGTGCCCCACTGAACCCCAATGCCAAGGCTGCCGGGTCCCGGAAGATCCTTTTCAACTGGCTGCCCCCTCCTGGCAAGCCAACAGGGTACAGG GTCAAGTACTGGATCCAGGGTGACTCTGAGTCCGAAGCCCACCTGCTTGACAGCAAGGTACCCTCGGTGGAGCTCACCAACCTGTACCCATATTGTGACTACGAGATGAAGGTGTGTGCCTACGGGGCACAGGGCGAGGGCCCCTATAGCTCCTTGGTGTCCTGCCGCACCCACCAGGAAG taCCCAGTGAGCCAGGGCGTCTGGCCTTCAATGTCGTCTCCTCCACCGTGACccagctgagctgggctgagccgGCTGAGACCAATGGCGAGATCACGGCCTACGAGGTCTGCTACGGCTTGGTTAACGAGGACAACC gaccCATCGGGCCCATGAAGAAGGTGTTGGTGGACAGTCCCAAGAGGCGGATGCTGCTTATCGAGAACCTTCGGGAGTCCCAGCCATACCGCTACACAGTGAAGGCGCGCAACGGGGCAGGCTGGGGCCCCGAGCGGGAGGCCATCATCAACCTGGCCACCCAGCCCAAGCGGCCCATGTCCA tCCCCATCATCCCGGACATCCCCATTGTGGACGCCCAGTGTGGGGAAGACTACGAGAGCTTCCTCATGTACAGTGATGATGTTCTGCGCTCCCCTGCTGGCAGCCAGAGGCCTAGCGTCTCCGATGACACTG AGCACCTGATCAACGGGCGGATGGACTTTGCCTTCCCGGGCAGTGCCAACTCCCTGCACAGGATGACCGTGGCCAACACCGCCTACGGCACCCACCTGAGCCCACACCTGTCCCACCGGGTGCTGAGTACATCCTCCACGCTCACGCGGGACTACCATTCGCTGACCCGCACAGAGCACTCGCACTCCGCCACGCTGCCCAGAGACTACTCCAccctcacctccctctcctcccaca ACTCCCGCTTGGCTGCCGGTGTGCCCCACACACCCACCCGCCTGGTGTTCTCAGCGCTGGGACCCACATCTCTGAAAGTGAGCTGGCAGGAGCCACAGTGCGAGCAGGTGTTGCAGGGCTACAGCGTGGAGTACCAGCTGCTGAACGGCG GGGAGCTGCATCAGCTCAACATCCCCAACCCCAGCCAGACTTCAGTGGTGGTGGAAGACCTTCTGCCCAACCATTCCTATGTGTTCCGTGTGCGGGCTCAGAGCCAGGAAGGCTGGGGCCCAGAGCGCGAGGGCATCATCACCATTGAGTCGCAGGTGCACCCCCAGAGTCCGCTCTGCCCCCTGCCAG GCTCCGCCTTCACCCTGAGCACACCCAGTGCCCCGGGCCCACTGGTGTTCACTGCCCTGAGCCCAGACTCGCTGCAGTTGAGCTGGGAGCGGCCACGCAGGCCCGATGGGAATATACTTGGCTACCTGGTGACCTGTGAGATGGCCCATGGAGGAG AGCCGGCCACCACGTTCCTGGTGGATGGGGACAGCCCTGAGAGCCGGCTGACTGTGCCGGGCCTCAGTGAGAACGTGCCCTACAAGTTCAAGGTGCAGGCCAAGACCACCGAAGGTTACGGGCCAGAGCGTGAGGGCATCATCACCATCGAGTCCCAGGATGGAG GCCCTTTCCCACAAATGGGCAGCCACCCTGGGCTCTTCCAGCACTCACTGCCAGGCGAATAtagcagcaccaccaccacccacaccaGCACCACCGAGCCCTTCCTACTGG ATGGACTGACCCTGGGGTCCCAACACCTGGAAGCAGGTGGCTCCCTCACCCGCCACGTGACCCAGGAGTTTGTGAGCCGGACGCTGACCACCAGTGGAACCCTCGGTACCCAAGTGGACCAACAGTTCTTCCAGACctga